Part of the Sporomusa termitida genome, CCTCCATGTCAGCTTTGATCTCCTGCAGGGTTTGCTGTTGATCACCGGTTAATGTGAACGGCAGTTTATTCTCTATTGCCGTTACTAATTTTCCATCAGGAGCATGTTTGATTCCCTGGCTTTTGTGTTTGTTTTTTTGTTTTAAGTATGTCAGGCCACACTGTAACAAATATAATTCTTCAAATACCAGCCGCCGCCGGGCTGCGGCCAGCATTTCCCTATTGCGCGGAAAGTGGATGGCCGTCAGGGCCTGTTGGCGATTGATCAGGTTGTAGCCGGAAAGTATGGCTTGCGGCAGAGTTTCTGCCTCAGACACTGGTAAGGTATGAAATATTTCCACCGCCTGACGGGTCAGGGTACGCAGCTGCCATTGGGGAATATTCTCCATAACCGGGTATACAGGGATAATCTGTCCGGCGTCAGCATTAAAGTCAGCCGCTAATTCGATGTCCGGTTTGTTTATTTCTATAGAGTGCAGGCGCCGCTGGACTTTGCCGGAAATAATAATCTCCATACCGGTTTTATATTTATTTTTAATATAAGACTGATTGAACCAGGTAAGCTGGGCCACCCCGGATTGATCCCGGACAGTTATCTTTACGATCCTCAGGCCCCGGTGTGATTTAAGCTCACTGATATTAATAATAAGGGCCCGGAACGTTTCATACAACCCGTCAGTTAATTCTGCAATCAACTTATGGTTACTCCGGTCTTCGTAGCGGCGCGGATAGTGCTCCAGAAGCTGCCCCACAGTAAAAATACCTAATTTCGCCAGTTTCGCGGCATTAGCCGGTCCGACACCTTTTAAAAACTGTATTTTAGCAGTCCACAATTTCTGAATAATAATCACCTTACACTTTATCTGCCCCTGTCAGCAATTCATTTAATTCGGCCAGTAAAGCTTCAACGTCAATCTCATGCATAGTAGCACCGGTTTCAATTGTTTCTGTTGTTGAGCCCATGCAACCAGTACAGCCCATGCCATATTTAATGAAGATCTCGCAAGCTTTAGCATGTAAACGGAGCGCTTCAATTATCGGAGTGCTTCTAGTGAACATAGGTAGCCCCCCTTTGTTTATTTATTCTAATTTCAATATTATACGCACAATTCCTGCCAGTGAACACCTAATACCGGAGATTTTGCGAAAATATCCTGAGAAAACTTGATTTGGCCTTGCACTTCATAAGTAAATTGTGCTAAAATAGTCACGTTGAGTACATGAGGATTTGTCCTACAGGAGGTGGAAATAGATGGCAAATGTTTGTGAGATTTGTGGTAAAGGTGAGCGTTCCGGCTTCAATGTCAGCCATTCCAACCTTAAAACCAAGCGCACCTGGAAACCTAATATACAAAGAGTGAAAGCATTAGTTAAAGGTGAAACTAAACGCGTGAATGTATGCACACGTTGTATGCGTTCCGGTAAAATCCAACGTGCAGTATAAACCTGCCGTACACAGTTAATGAAGGACTTGATTACAAGCAAGTCCTTTTTTATTGTAAAATCAGCATAGGTCAAAAACCAGCGGCCATTGGGAACGCTGGTTTAATTTTTTCATTTATTATTTTGTTTGCAGCAGTTTTAAAATAGCAGCCAGTTCGGTGGTGTTAAACTGATATTTCTCATTGCAAAAATGACAGCATACCTCGGCCCGGCCTTCGGCAGTCATTGCTTTTAGTTCCTCAGCACCAAGGCTGATCAGCATATTCTGCACTCTTGCACGTGAACACTGACAATTAAACCTCAGATCCAGCGAATCATAAAAATTAACCGGTAAACCGGCAAAAACAGTTTCCAGGATCCCTTTGGCATCCCGGCCGCTGTGTACCATATGTGACACTGACGGGTTCTGCCGCAGATTCGTTTCGAGTTTTATGAGCGCATCTTCTTCTGCATCCGGCAAAGCCTGGATAAAGAAGCCACCGGCTGCCAGGGTTGATGTATCAGGGGCTATTAAGACACCCAGGGCAACGCTGGACGGGGTTTGCTCCGATACGGTGAGATACTGGGTTATGTCTTCCGCAATTTCGCCCGACACGAGGGCGGTACTGCCGGTAAACGGCTGTTTAAGACCCACAAAGCGGGTAATATGAATATGACCGCTGCCTACTGCCCGGCCGACATCCAGTTTACCGTTGTGTAGCGGTAGATCCACAACGGGATTGCGGACATAGCCGCGAACCGACCCGTCAGGAGCCGCATCGGCCACTATTTCGCCAAGCGGGCCATTCCCTGATATTCTAACAGTCAGGCTTTCGGCAGTTTTTAAATTAGCCGCCAATAACAGTGCGCCTGTCATCGTCCGGCCCAGGGCCGCTGTAGCCACCGGGAAACAGTCATGACGCCGGCGTGCTTCTTCCACCAGCTTGGTAGTAACAGCGGCAAAGGCCCGGATTCCAGGTGCCGTAGCCCGGATTAAATGGTCATGCATAGGTACCTCCGGCACTAGGCCAGCTCTTTTGAGATAAGTGGCTGGCCTGTTGTTATATCTAGTATTTCAATCTTCCTGTCCTTTATCCAGGCAACGGTGCTGTAACCGTCAGGGTGCTTTGTCATTCCCGGTGAGCCGGGATTCAGATAAAAGACACCGTTATGTTTCTCCAGGCTGGCGATATGGGTATGGCCGGTAATGAAAATATCGGCCTTTAAGCGCGCCGCCAGCTCCTGCCGGGTTGCTTCGGTCAGATTATGCCCATGGGTTACAGTGATTCTCAGGCCATTTAGCATGAGATAGGTGTAAGGTGACTGGATGGGGAGTTTGAGCACCAGGCCGTCAACCTCGGCGTCACAGTTCCCGCAGGCAGTAATGATAGGTACAGGACAGCTATTGAGAGCTTCAGCCAGTTGTTTAGGATTATATTCAGCCGGAATCGTATTGCGCGGACCATGGTAAAGCACATCACCGGCGTGGATAATCAAATCGGCATCATGGAAATAACGGCAGAATACCCGCTGCCAGGTTTCCAGGCAGCCATGGGTATCACTGATTATACCAACTTTCATAGTCAACCTCCAACAAGGCAGATTATAGGTTAAAGTCCTTTGATTAGATTCGCCATCTCGATTGCCGACATGGCAGCATCAAAGCCTTTGTTCCCTGCTTTGGTGCCGGCCCGCTCAATGGCTTGTTCAATCGTGTCG contains:
- the hslO gene encoding Hsp33 family molecular chaperone HslO is translated as MHDHLIRATAPGIRAFAAVTTKLVEEARRRHDCFPVATAALGRTMTGALLLAANLKTAESLTVRISGNGPLGEIVADAAPDGSVRGYVRNPVVDLPLHNGKLDVGRAVGSGHIHITRFVGLKQPFTGSTALVSGEIAEDITQYLTVSEQTPSSVALGVLIAPDTSTLAAGGFFIQALPDAEEDALIKLETNLRQNPSVSHMVHSGRDAKGILETVFAGLPVNFYDSLDLRFNCQCSRARVQNMLISLGAEELKAMTAEGRAEVCCHFCNEKYQFNTTELAAILKLLQTK
- the rpmB gene encoding 50S ribosomal protein L28, coding for MANVCEICGKGERSGFNVSHSNLKTKRTWKPNIQRVKALVKGETKRVNVCTRCMRSGKIQRAV
- a CDS encoding DUF1858 domain-containing protein, whose protein sequence is MFTRSTPIIEALRLHAKACEIFIKYGMGCTGCMGSTTETIETGATMHEIDVEALLAELNELLTGADKV
- the yfcE gene encoding phosphodiesterase, which produces MKVGIISDTHGCLETWQRVFCRYFHDADLIIHAGDVLYHGPRNTIPAEYNPKQLAEALNSCPVPIITACGNCDAEVDGLVLKLPIQSPYTYLMLNGLRITVTHGHNLTEATRQELAARLKADIFITGHTHIASLEKHNGVFYLNPGSPGMTKHPDGYSTVAWIKDRKIEILDITTGQPLISKELA